The window ATCCCTTCGGGGGTGCCCAATACTACCCTCAATTTGTCCTCGGCTATTGTGGCTGTTTTCGCCGCGCTCTTCGGGCCTGTCGCGGGCCTCCTCATTGCCTTCATAGGCCATACCCTTACGGATCTGACCTTGGGTTATGGGATATGGTGGTCCTGGGTGATTGCCGACGCTATCTTTGGGCTTCTTGTTGGCATCTTCTGGAAACTCTATAGAATAGAAGAAGGCGAATTCGGACTTAAGAATTGCCTTGTTTTCAATGCCATACAGATCCTTGCCAATGTGGTGGCATGGGTCGCGGTGGCGCCTACTCTGGATATCCTGATTTATCAGGAGCCTTCTGACAAGGTTTACCTTCAGGGGCTGGTTGCGGGCGGGCTCAATGCCGCAGTGGTGCTGGTACTGGGTTCCCTTTTGGCCTTTGGCTATGCCAAGACCAAAACCAAAGCAGGCAGCCTCAAGGCGGAGTGACCTGACTCCTGCCCTCTGTTTTAAGAATTTCTCCTTTCAATACAAGGCCCAATCTGAACCTACCCTTCATTCTATAGATCTTGCAATAGAGAGGGGGGAAAAGATCCTCGTTCTGGGCCCTTCGGGGTCGGGGAAGTCTACCCTGACCTATTGCATCAACGGTCTTATACCCCATGCCTTCCCGGGCCGCGCCGAAGGCAGCATTTTCCTCATGGGGGAGGATATAAGCAGCCTGTCCATTTTTGATATTTCCAAAAAAGTGGGGACTGTTTTGCAGGATACCGATGGCCAGTTCGTGGGCTTGAGCGCTGCCGAGGATATTGCCTTTGCAGCCGAGAACGACTGCGTTGGCCAGGCAGAAATGCGGCGCCGTGTCCTCGGGGCTGCCAGGCTTGTGAACATGGAGGGGCAGCTTTCGAAGTCGCCGCAGGATCTCTCGGGGGGCCAGAAGCAGCGCATCTCTATTGCCGGCGTGCTCATCGACGATGTAGACATACTTCTTTTTGACGAACCCCTTGCGAACCTTGATCCTGCCTCGGGAAAAGACGCCATGGAAACCATTGACCGTCTTCACAAGGAGACAGGCAAGACGGTGATCATTGTGGAGCACCGCCTGGAGGATGTCCTGCACCGGCCTGTGGATCGCATTATCGTCATGGACGAAGGGCGCATAATCGCGGATCTCCCCCCCGGCGCTCTTTTGGCTTCATCCATATTGAGGAATGCAGGCATACGGGAGCCCCTCTACCTCACGGCCCTCCGCTATGCAGGCGTTAGCATTACTGCTGAAACCCATGGCGATGATATCAACAGGATTGCATTTGACAAAGCAAAGCTTCAGGCATGGAACAGCGGGCTTGGGGAGAAGCCGCCGCCGCCGGATGCCAGGCCCCTTCTGGAAATAAAGGATCTTTCATTTTCCTATCCCGGCGACAATGGTTCGATCTGGGCTTTGGAGCATATTGATTTTGCAATACCCCAGCGCGCGTCGGTGAGCCTGGTAGGAAAAAACGGCGCCGGCAAATCCACCTTGGCAAAGCTTATCTGCGGTTTTGAAAAGCCCGCTTCCGGTTCGATTTATTTTGAAGGCAGGGACATTTCGGATCTTTCCATTAAAGAAAGGGCGGAGCGCATAGGCTATGTAATGCAGAATCCCAACCAGATGTTTTCATTTCCCCTGATCTTTGACGAGGCAGCTCTTGCCTTAAGAAACCGGGGGGCAGGGGAGGCTGAGGTGAAGGACAGGGTTTACAATGCGTTTCGCATTTGCGGCCTTTACCCCTTCAGGAATTGGCCTGTCAGCGCCCTGAGCTATGGCCAAAAAAAGCGGCTTTCCATTGCTTCAATTTTAGTGATGGATGTGAAGCTCCTCATTCTGGATGAGCCCACCGCCGGCCAGGACTTCCGGCATTATACGGACATAATGGAATTCCTCCGCAGGCTGAACCTTGAACGGGGCCTTGCGATTCTCATGATAACCCACGACATGCACCTCATGCTTGAGTATTCTGACAAGGCGGTGGTCATTGCCGACGGGAAGCTCGCCGTCAGGGGGGACGCGGCAGGACTGTCCGATCCCCGGGACATACTTACTGATGATGGGGTAATAGAAAAAGCGAACCTTAAGCGCACGAGCCTTTATGATCTTGCCCTCAGGGCCGGTATTGAAGATCCCCGCAGTTTTGTGAAGCGGTTCATTGATTACGACAGGCAGGGGCGTGAAGCAGGGGGCGGGCAATGAGCCGTTTCATGCTTTCCTATATCGATCGTCCTTCCCCTGTTCATTCCCTGTCGGGGGCTACGAAGCTCATCGTGTTCCTTCTCTGGTCCGTGCTGGCCATGGCAGGTTATGACACGAGGATTATGTGCGTTATGACTGTGCTGGCCATCATCATTTTTGCTGTCTCCGGTATTAAAATAAGCGAAATGTCGTTTATTTTGAAATTGCTTCTTTTTTTTATGGTTTTGAATCTTGTTACCATTTATCTTTTTGCCCCGGAACAGGGGGTAAGCATTTATGGTACCCGCCATGTTATTGCCGAAGGCAAGGGCCGTTTTACACTTACCTGGGAACAGCTTTTCTACGAATTGAATGTATTCCTGAAATATACCACAGTGTTGCCCCTTGCAATGCTTCTTATCGCAACAATACAGCCCAGCGAATTTGCAGCCTCCCTTAACCGTATAGGCGTGCCCTACACCATAGCCTATGCAGTGAGCCTTACCTTCCGTTATATTCCTGATGTGCAGCGGGACTTTGAAAACATCTCCCAGGCCCAGCAAGCCAGGGGTATCGAGCTTTCAAAGAAGCAATCGCTCTTGAAAAGATTCAAAGGCACTGCCGCGATACTGTTGCCCCTCATCTTTTCATCGATAGACCGTATAGATGTGGTAAGCCGCGCCATGGAACTCCGGAGCTTTGGCAAGCACAAAAAGCGTACCTGGTACAATTACCGGCCCTTTTCCAGGGGCGACATAACAGTGCTCATAATCGCGGTTCTGCTTTTCGCCTTAGGCATATGGATCACCTTTAAGGACGGAAGCAGGTTCTGGAACCCATTTGTCTGATGTGCCATTGACAATGTCTTTCGACCAATTTACTATTGAAAAGTGAATTAGTCGAAGGATGGGTATATGTATATTTATCGCCATGCGGCGGAAACACTTGCCGGGTTAAGGAAACATTTTGGCGCAGTCCTGGTAACCGGACCAAGGCAGGTGGGTAAAACAACTCTGCTGGAAGAATCCGTTATTAGAAAAAGCAAGGGGAAGATAGGCAGGGTAACCCTGGACGATCCTGTAAGCCTTGAAGCCGCACGAGATGACGGCGGCCGCTTTCTGCTGGATCACAAGCCTCCGGTGATGATAGATGAAATCCAGTACGCTCCCAACCTTTTCTCTTTCATAAAAATGGCCGTGGACACGGAAAAGAAGAGCGGCCTGTTTTTTATGTCCGGCTCGCAGCAGTTTTCCCTGATGAAGGGAGTAAGCGAATCTCTGGCAGGCAGAGTTGGAATTATTGATATTTTAGGACTGTCCATGCGGGAAATCTCCGGAGACCCCTGCACAGAACCATTTTGTCCAACTGCCGATTTTCTGAAAATCCGGGGAAGGTCTATCCCGGATTTCAATTATGATAAATTGTGGGAGATTATCTGGCGGGGAAGTATGCCGAAATTATACGCTGATCCTTCAACGCCGATACAGGCTTATTATGGAACCTATCTTCGTACCTATATTGAGCGGGATGTGCGTTCCATCGTCAATATCGGGGACGAAAGAAAATTCCTGTCCTTTATCAGGGCTTGCGCAGCCAGGACAGGGCAGATGCTGAATTTGGTAAAATTGGCGGAAGATGTCGATGTTTCCCGGACTACTGCGGAACGGTGGCTTTCGATACTTATCTCCGCCAATCTCATATTTCTCTTAAAACCTTTCCATGTAAATATTGGAAAAAGAGAAATCCAAACGCCCAAGCTCTACTTCCTTGATACCGGCCTTGCTGCGTATCTTATCGGCTGGGACACTCCTGCGGTATTGCGAAACGGCGCCATGAACGGAGCGTTTTTTGAAACTTTCGTCATAGCCGAAATCATAAAGAGCTATATTAACAAAGGTATCCAGGCGCCGGTTTATTATTACCGGGACAAGGATCAGCGGGAAATCGACCTGCTTATCTGGCACAATGGGCATTTATACCCTGTGGAAATAAAGATGACAGCCAATCCTACCAGGGCCCGAATTGAAGCCTTCAAAGTTCTTGATGGTCTGCCATCGCCTTATGAGCGCGGAGAGGGCGCCCTGGTTTGCTGTTACGACAAGGTTGTATCTTTGGGGAATATGGATAAAGCGCTGCCGGTGGGATGGGTATAGGTACGCCTAGTATTCCTATGTAAGTTATAGACATTATATAAAAAACCTGATATGGTGAAGACGATAGCAATGCTATAAAGGAAGGTATTTCAGATGTCGAATTCTACGCTTGAGGCAATTTTCGCCAGACGGTCCTGCCGCTCTTTTACGGGCCAAAAGGTGGAAGATGAAACAGTGGCGAACCTTGCAAAGGCAGCCCTGGCCGCCCCCTCGGGCAACAATTTCCAACCGGTCAACGTGATCGTGGTGCAGGACACGGCATTGCTCCTGGAACTGGAAAAGGCGGTGGTTGACTATTTTGTCAAGG is drawn from Leadbettera azotonutricia ZAS-9 and contains these coding sequences:
- a CDS encoding energy-coupling factor transporter transmembrane component T family protein; the protein is MSRFMLSYIDRPSPVHSLSGATKLIVFLLWSVLAMAGYDTRIMCVMTVLAIIIFAVSGIKISEMSFILKLLLFFMVLNLVTIYLFAPEQGVSIYGTRHVIAEGKGRFTLTWEQLFYELNVFLKYTTVLPLAMLLIATIQPSEFAASLNRIGVPYTIAYAVSLTFRYIPDVQRDFENISQAQQARGIELSKKQSLLKRFKGTAAILLPLIFSSIDRIDVVSRAMELRSFGKHKKRTWYNYRPFSRGDITVLIIAVLLFALGIWITFKDGSRFWNPFV
- a CDS encoding ABC transporter ATP-binding protein → MPRPKPKQAASRRSDLTPALCFKNFSFQYKAQSEPTLHSIDLAIERGEKILVLGPSGSGKSTLTYCINGLIPHAFPGRAEGSIFLMGEDISSLSIFDISKKVGTVLQDTDGQFVGLSAAEDIAFAAENDCVGQAEMRRRVLGAARLVNMEGQLSKSPQDLSGGQKQRISIAGVLIDDVDILLFDEPLANLDPASGKDAMETIDRLHKETGKTVIIVEHRLEDVLHRPVDRIIVMDEGRIIADLPPGALLASSILRNAGIREPLYLTALRYAGVSITAETHGDDINRIAFDKAKLQAWNSGLGEKPPPPDARPLLEIKDLSFSYPGDNGSIWALEHIDFAIPQRASVSLVGKNGAGKSTLAKLICGFEKPASGSIYFEGRDISDLSIKERAERIGYVMQNPNQMFSFPLIFDEAALALRNRGAGEAEVKDRVYNAFRICGLYPFRNWPVSALSYGQKKRLSIASILVMDVKLLILDEPTAGQDFRHYTDIMEFLRRLNLERGLAILMITHDMHLMLEYSDKAVVIADGKLAVRGDAAGLSDPRDILTDDGVIEKANLKRTSLYDLALRAGIEDPRSFVKRFIDYDRQGREAGGGQ
- a CDS encoding ECF-type riboflavin transporter substrate-binding protein, with product MADKRIISVRTVVAIGIGAALMFVLMRFVAIPSGVPNTTLNLSSAIVAVFAALFGPVAGLLIAFIGHTLTDLTLGYGIWWSWVIADAIFGLLVGIFWKLYRIEEGEFGLKNCLVFNAIQILANVVAWVAVAPTLDILIYQEPSDKVYLQGLVAGGLNAAVVLVLGSLLAFGYAKTKTKAGSLKAE
- a CDS encoding ATP-binding protein, which translates into the protein MYIYRHAAETLAGLRKHFGAVLVTGPRQVGKTTLLEESVIRKSKGKIGRVTLDDPVSLEAARDDGGRFLLDHKPPVMIDEIQYAPNLFSFIKMAVDTEKKSGLFFMSGSQQFSLMKGVSESLAGRVGIIDILGLSMREISGDPCTEPFCPTADFLKIRGRSIPDFNYDKLWEIIWRGSMPKLYADPSTPIQAYYGTYLRTYIERDVRSIVNIGDERKFLSFIRACAARTGQMLNLVKLAEDVDVSRTTAERWLSILISANLIFLLKPFHVNIGKREIQTPKLYFLDTGLAAYLIGWDTPAVLRNGAMNGAFFETFVIAEIIKSYINKGIQAPVYYYRDKDQREIDLLIWHNGHLYPVEIKMTANPTRARIEAFKVLDGLPSPYERGEGALVCCYDKVVSLGNMDKALPVGWV